The Corynebacterium suranareeae genome window below encodes:
- a CDS encoding polysaccharide biosynthesis protein translates to MTTISNSIVTITGGTGSFGTTMARHLLNRGAKQVNILSRDEAKQDEMRRRFSDERLRFFLGDVRNADSLAPAMRNSDFVFHAAALKQVPSCEFFPQQAVLTNVVGSDNVIKEAQKAGVRSLVCLSTDKAVYPVNAMGMSKALMEKTAQAFARNFSDTGLTISITRYGNVMYSRGSVIPLFAKQLADKAPLTLTDPTMTRFLMSLDDSVDLVEHAFTHAQPGDTFVKKAPGSSVEVLARAVADLMGESDPEIRVIGARHGEKLHEALLSREEIAKASDEGDYFRVPLDARSLQYELYFDEGETKISREEDYTSENTKQLTIEETKELLMKLPEIQKLLGE, encoded by the coding sequence ATGACTACTATTTCTAACTCGATTGTGACCATTACTGGCGGAACCGGCTCGTTTGGTACCACCATGGCGCGGCACCTTCTTAATCGCGGCGCTAAACAGGTTAATATTCTGAGCAGAGATGAAGCTAAACAAGATGAGATGCGTAGAAGGTTTTCGGACGAAAGGCTTCGCTTTTTCTTGGGAGATGTGCGGAATGCGGATAGCCTAGCGCCGGCGATGCGTAATTCTGATTTTGTGTTTCACGCTGCGGCATTGAAGCAAGTCCCCAGTTGTGAGTTTTTTCCTCAACAGGCCGTGCTTACAAATGTTGTTGGAAGCGACAATGTAATTAAGGAAGCTCAAAAGGCGGGGGTTCGCTCGCTTGTATGTTTGAGTACGGATAAAGCAGTGTACCCAGTTAACGCAATGGGAATGTCCAAAGCTCTAATGGAAAAGACAGCACAGGCATTTGCAAGGAACTTTAGTGATACTGGGTTGACTATTTCAATCACTCGATATGGAAATGTAATGTATTCCAGGGGTTCTGTTATTCCTCTCTTCGCGAAGCAGCTAGCTGATAAAGCTCCTTTGACTCTGACGGATCCAACGATGACACGTTTCTTGATGTCGCTTGATGATTCGGTTGATCTTGTTGAACATGCATTTACTCATGCGCAACCAGGAGATACTTTCGTAAAAAAAGCACCAGGTTCAAGTGTAGAAGTTCTCGCTCGTGCGGTTGCCGATCTAATGGGTGAATCCGACCCGGAAATTCGAGTAATCGGTGCGCGGCATGGAGAAAAACTACATGAAGCGCTGCTAAGTCGAGAAGAAATCGCAAAGGCCTCGGATGAGGGAGATTATTTTAGGGTGCCGCTTGATGCTAGATCGCTTCAATACGAGCTCTATTTCGACGAAGGTGAAACCAAAATATCTCGAGAAGAAGATTATACTTCGGAAAACACAAAACAATTGACCATTGAGGAAACAAAGGAGCTCTTAATGAAGCTTCCTGAGATTCAGAAATTGCTGGGAGAGTAG
- a CDS encoding polysaccharide biosynthesis C-terminal domain-containing protein: MSNVETNLKVVVTGGGGFLGWHTRIALKELGSEVSTLRVGNNFSEAAAVSALEGSSKLIHLAGVNRASDEEILNGNILFATQMAQALTKLSSPPQMVVFANSTQANNGTLYGEAKKRSSEILEQAAASIGASFVSIELPNLFGEHGRPFYNAVTSTFCKILVDGGEPEVESDKTLTLMHAQDAADLLVGNLGIEFQESVEQHESVSGLLGRIRSMHQTYAVGQIPNISTKFERDLFNTYRSYAAEKSIGFNLIKHSDPRGSFTELIRVHGGSGQSSFSTTEPGILRGGHFHRRKVERFVVLSGKARISVRRVFTDQVIHFDVDGDSPLAIDMPTMWAHSIKNTGDELLLTHFWTDDLFDPANPDTIVEEV; this comes from the coding sequence ATGTCCAACGTTGAAACGAACTTGAAAGTAGTTGTCACCGGTGGAGGTGGCTTCTTAGGTTGGCACACTCGAATTGCGTTGAAAGAGCTTGGATCTGAAGTTTCAACGCTTCGTGTTGGAAATAACTTTAGCGAAGCGGCTGCAGTTAGTGCACTAGAGGGGTCTAGTAAGTTAATTCATCTAGCCGGGGTTAACCGTGCCAGCGATGAAGAGATTCTCAATGGAAATATCCTGTTTGCCACCCAAATGGCTCAAGCCTTGACAAAATTGAGTTCCCCTCCTCAAATGGTTGTGTTTGCGAATTCCACTCAAGCTAATAATGGTACTCTTTACGGAGAGGCAAAGAAGCGAAGCTCGGAAATATTAGAGCAAGCAGCTGCATCTATTGGAGCTAGTTTTGTCAGTATTGAACTTCCAAACTTGTTCGGTGAACATGGCCGTCCATTTTACAATGCAGTGACCTCTACATTTTGTAAGATTTTGGTGGATGGGGGAGAACCTGAGGTAGAAAGCGACAAAACGCTGACTTTGATGCATGCTCAAGATGCTGCAGATCTTTTGGTTGGAAATTTAGGAATTGAATTTCAGGAGTCAGTAGAGCAGCACGAGTCCGTTTCTGGATTGCTTGGTCGAATTAGATCAATGCACCAAACATATGCGGTGGGACAGATACCAAATATCTCCACGAAATTTGAGCGGGATCTTTTTAACACCTACAGATCCTATGCAGCAGAAAAGAGCATTGGTTTTAATCTTATAAAACACTCCGATCCAAGGGGCTCTTTCACAGAATTGATTCGCGTTCATGGAGGTTCAGGTCAATCCTCTTTCTCTACAACTGAACCTGGGATTTTAAGGGGTGGACACTTCCATCGACGGAAAGTCGAAAGGTTCGTAGTGCTTTCGGGTAAAGCACGAATTTCCGTTAGGAGAGTCTTTACAGACCAAGTGATTCACTTTGATGTAGATGGAGATAGCCCACTGGCTATTGATATGCCTACCATGTGGGCGCATTCTATTAAGAATACCGGTGACGAGTTATTGTTGACCCATTTTTGGACCGATGATCTTTTTGACCCCGCAAACCCAGATACGATTGTAGAGGAAGTGTAA
- the wecB gene encoding non-hydrolyzing UDP-N-acetylglucosamine 2-epimerase, whose protein sequence is MSRKLKVLTVVGTRPEIIRLSSTIKLLDDHTDHVLVHTGQNYDYELNQVFFEDLGLKQPRHFLNADTSTLGSALGSILSEIESVIAKERPDAFLVLGDTNSCISAVMAKRMGVPVFHMEAGNRSYDENVPEETNRRLVDHISDYNLVYTEHARRNLLSEGIHASRILLTGSPMNEVLTQNKDQISKSKILEEQDLVPQGYFLVSLHRQENVDNDSRLKAAIQSLEKISETYNLPVLVSTHPRTKKQLEKASIQSSSNLIFHAPFGFHDYIYLQQNAKLVVSDSGTISEESTLLNFPAVTIRDFIERPEAQDTGSIITTGLNWEDVLNSVEIALSLFDDRKSNTIPHDYAVEDTSKRVLSFIRSTAHSHHARLGLRR, encoded by the coding sequence ATGTCTCGTAAGCTCAAAGTGCTAACTGTAGTTGGTACCCGTCCAGAAATTATCCGGCTATCTTCAACTATCAAGTTGCTTGATGATCATACCGACCACGTATTGGTTCATACTGGTCAGAACTATGATTATGAATTGAATCAAGTGTTCTTTGAAGATTTGGGGTTGAAGCAGCCTCGCCATTTTCTCAACGCAGATACCAGTACTTTAGGAAGCGCATTGGGAAGTATCCTTTCTGAGATTGAATCGGTTATTGCAAAAGAGCGCCCGGATGCTTTCTTAGTTTTAGGTGACACTAATAGTTGTATCTCCGCGGTTATGGCCAAAAGAATGGGTGTCCCAGTATTTCACATGGAAGCTGGTAATCGGTCATATGATGAGAATGTTCCCGAAGAAACCAATCGTCGACTTGTGGACCACATCTCTGATTACAATCTGGTTTATACGGAGCATGCTCGTCGAAATCTGTTGTCTGAAGGTATTCATGCGTCAAGGATCTTGCTGACTGGTTCTCCAATGAATGAAGTCCTTACACAAAACAAGGATCAAATAAGTAAGTCTAAGATTCTCGAGGAACAGGATTTGGTTCCTCAGGGGTATTTTCTTGTAAGTTTGCATCGACAAGAAAATGTTGACAATGACTCTCGGCTTAAAGCAGCTATTCAGTCCTTAGAAAAGATTAGTGAAACGTATAACCTTCCAGTCTTAGTCTCCACGCATCCTAGAACTAAGAAACAGCTGGAAAAAGCATCAATTCAAAGTTCCTCGAATTTGATTTTCCATGCTCCTTTTGGATTCCATGACTATATCTACTTGCAGCAAAATGCGAAACTAGTAGTTTCGGATAGTGGAACCATTAGCGAGGAATCAACGCTTCTAAACTTTCCTGCAGTTACAATAAGAGACTTTATTGAACGTCCCGAAGCCCAGGATACTGGTTCAATAATTACGACCGGGTTGAATTGGGAAGACGTATTGAACTCAGTAGAAATCGCATTGTCCCTTTTTGATGATCGGAAATCCAACACTATACCACATGATTATGCGGTAGAAGATACATCTAAGAGGGTCCTGTCCTTTATTCGATCAACTGCGCATTCACATCATGCTCGACTAGGTTTGAGAAGGTAA
- a CDS encoding phenylacetate--CoA ligase family protein — protein sequence MFAIFPKRLVEISIGSSRRKLAKRDHELFSNNCLESEIDEQQRILFNQMWKEAIKLPFYEHWRSVHSLPNKIGTLTELDDWPLLTKDKLRQNLDLVSNTPSISGYYSTSGSTGQPFHFPKGVVDQDNSYAAMWSYRIDQGLSAFDASLIVTNLHAGSSQNWNQRVTAKLIRSAKDLLVNSRRVDGFIASSEKADKAIRKIQQFKPKYIIGYPSGILQIALRAKQLGVDLPVIERIILTSESIFSEDIEIIEDGLQSRVSIEYGSIETGVLAGTPGSGEAWPLRTLWWHNLIRSGDNNEALVTSLSPRVFPLVNYSLGDVIEVGKVSSQGSVLEIQNVEGRTRDTLKLPSKNGEIVSFSARSLVNCIRNSAAMQSVQLAQINESEVRALIVAPDAEPQLIVNGMASSLKRSFPSFKFHSVSVTFIDAHISSARGKRGVVVDLDSVPECEKSFWLN from the coding sequence ATGTTTGCCATTTTTCCAAAGAGACTTGTAGAAATTTCTATCGGGTCCAGTAGACGTAAACTAGCAAAAAGAGATCACGAACTATTTTCTAACAATTGTTTGGAATCTGAGATAGATGAACAACAGCGGATCCTTTTTAACCAGATGTGGAAAGAGGCAATAAAACTGCCATTTTATGAGCACTGGCGCTCAGTTCACTCCCTTCCAAATAAAATTGGAACTTTAACTGAACTCGATGATTGGCCACTGTTAACTAAAGATAAATTACGTCAAAATCTTGATTTGGTGTCTAATACTCCCTCAATTTCAGGGTACTATTCGACCAGCGGTTCTACAGGGCAACCATTTCATTTTCCGAAAGGAGTGGTTGATCAAGACAACTCTTACGCAGCAATGTGGTCCTATCGGATTGACCAAGGACTTTCTGCTTTTGATGCGTCCCTAATCGTCACAAACCTGCACGCCGGCAGCTCTCAGAATTGGAATCAACGAGTAACGGCGAAACTGATTCGATCTGCTAAAGATCTACTTGTAAACTCACGTCGAGTTGATGGTTTTATAGCTTCATCTGAAAAAGCGGATAAAGCCATTAGAAAGATTCAACAATTTAAACCAAAGTACATCATTGGGTACCCGTCCGGAATACTACAAATTGCGTTGCGAGCGAAGCAACTCGGTGTTGATTTGCCAGTTATCGAGAGAATTATTCTGACCAGTGAAAGTATTTTTTCAGAGGACATTGAAATCATCGAAGATGGTTTACAAAGTCGAGTTTCAATCGAATACGGATCGATCGAAACTGGGGTATTAGCAGGTACACCTGGCTCAGGAGAAGCCTGGCCTTTACGAACTCTGTGGTGGCACAATTTGATTCGGAGTGGGGACAATAATGAAGCATTGGTGACTAGCCTCAGCCCGAGGGTTTTCCCGCTTGTGAATTACTCTTTAGGCGATGTTATTGAAGTTGGTAAAGTATCATCTCAAGGCTCTGTCCTGGAGATACAAAATGTCGAAGGTCGTACACGAGATACACTGAAGCTTCCGTCTAAAAATGGAGAAATCGTCTCTTTTTCGGCTCGTAGCTTGGTGAACTGTATTCGAAATTCGGCCGCGATGCAGTCGGTTCAGCTTGCCCAAATTAATGAGTCAGAAGTTCGGGCGCTCATTGTCGCGCCTGATGCTGAGCCCCAACTCATTGTTAATGGTATGGCTTCTTCATTGAAGCGATCATTCCCAAGCTTTAAGTTTCATTCAGTATCAGTAACGTTTATCGATGCGCATATTAGCAGTGCAAGAGGCAAACGAGGCGTCGTTGTGGATTTAGATTCTGTGCCTGAGTGTGAGAAATCTTTTTGGCTTAATTGA
- a CDS encoding MATE family efflux transporter, whose product MNGIFLKILRSKRIFLALAGNGSVSVASFMLAMGVARASTIEEFGAFSLAIVAHLFASGLINDSLVSATLVKRPHESSYSENLKRSSLVGIMSGVVLIIWGFASSNFYILSLGVFIHGILLSKFQRTVNSASGNQIFAVSYTLLSSVPTVVVVLVSFFISIEPIVVFLVWAISGALSGYMLAIHEGLSIRPIWPKNREETRTNFVFGVDFLVGQGGALITTGLLGILDNSRILGAIRGSGTLLGPLNLISSTARPLVLPYLAREKENSSKQFRAAVSVTLFQVITVLPILVMIQFLPDWLGYQILGETWILASIVILPMSVDSIFSLIAGTAMSGHRVELAGKRILAIRTTTGILRPTLVLSSAAIWGPIGAAWGMAAIAIINTVVWWWSFYLLSSRSIEIK is encoded by the coding sequence GTGAACGGGATATTTCTTAAAATATTGAGAAGTAAGCGAATTTTTTTAGCACTCGCAGGTAACGGATCTGTTAGTGTAGCTAGCTTTATGCTAGCAATGGGGGTCGCTAGAGCTTCTACAATTGAAGAGTTTGGTGCTTTTTCCCTTGCGATTGTGGCCCATTTGTTTGCATCGGGACTCATAAATGATTCACTTGTGAGCGCTACATTAGTCAAGCGACCACACGAAAGTTCGTATTCTGAAAATCTAAAGAGATCTTCGCTTGTTGGAATTATGAGTGGGGTAGTTCTCATTATTTGGGGATTTGCTTCATCCAACTTTTATATTCTTTCTCTTGGCGTTTTTATTCATGGCATTCTGCTTTCTAAATTTCAACGAACAGTAAACTCTGCAAGCGGTAACCAAATCTTTGCAGTGAGCTACACGCTCTTGTCTTCTGTACCAACTGTGGTAGTGGTATTGGTTTCATTCTTTATTTCGATTGAGCCTATTGTCGTATTTCTAGTTTGGGCAATTTCTGGAGCGTTGAGTGGATATATGTTGGCAATCCATGAAGGCCTGTCAATTCGTCCAATTTGGCCGAAAAATAGAGAGGAAACTCGAACTAATTTTGTATTTGGAGTTGATTTTTTAGTTGGCCAAGGTGGCGCGCTCATTACGACTGGGCTGTTAGGAATACTTGATAATTCTCGAATTCTAGGTGCAATTCGTGGTTCCGGTACATTGCTCGGCCCGCTTAATTTAATTTCTTCAACGGCGCGACCACTGGTTTTACCCTACTTAGCAAGGGAGAAGGAAAATTCAAGCAAGCAATTTCGAGCAGCAGTTTCAGTCACATTATTCCAAGTGATCACTGTATTGCCGATACTTGTGATGATACAGTTTTTGCCTGATTGGTTAGGATACCAAATCCTCGGAGAGACTTGGATTCTCGCATCAATTGTTATTTTGCCGATGAGTGTGGATTCTATTTTTTCGCTTATAGCGGGTACAGCGATGTCTGGGCATCGAGTAGAGCTAGCAGGGAAAAGGATCTTGGCTATTCGAACTACAACCGGAATTCTTCGCCCTACCCTTGTTCTTTCATCGGCGGCTATCTGGGGGCCGATCGGGGCTGCATGGGGCATGGCTGCCATAGCCATAATTAATACAGTGGTATGGTGGTGGAGCTTCTACTTACTTAGTTCTCGATCGATAGAAATAAAGTAG
- a CDS encoding glycosyltransferase family protein: MSRQIVVDKAGATKGGARRFLLELEDYLENHPRPEVSLIGGERLSSKWLIKRELCALKSERIALNNASFALPGRHKTVLLRNALHFASDSEFKELNYTPSEHMKRQIPVIRFLAKKADSIIVPCSAMAERVSYHEPTLENRIKVMFHPVSPRGWASVEPDQNQKIILVPVIPQSYKRLDFHIPRILKAAEGTGVKIAVTSSPGEIPAADGHPQYLPIGKMPAEQLASWWGKSAAIYFPPSLESFGYALAEARCGGRPVIAPNTGQNREIAGSALFSYKTDLELREAVIKSVEVSIEPDPLAFSPNRYFADLFSENY, encoded by the coding sequence ATGAGTCGCCAAATTGTTGTAGATAAAGCGGGCGCAACAAAAGGTGGCGCCCGTCGTTTTCTTCTCGAACTAGAGGACTACTTAGAAAACCATCCTCGACCAGAGGTGTCACTTATTGGAGGCGAAAGGCTCAGCTCCAAATGGCTCATAAAGCGAGAGTTATGCGCTTTAAAATCTGAGCGAATTGCATTAAACAATGCATCATTCGCGCTACCTGGAAGACATAAAACTGTCCTCCTGCGTAATGCATTACATTTCGCAAGTGATTCTGAGTTCAAAGAACTCAATTATACCCCAAGCGAACATATGAAGCGTCAAATTCCAGTTATTAGGTTTCTTGCTAAGAAAGCAGATTCCATAATTGTTCCGTGTTCAGCGATGGCAGAACGGGTTTCGTACCACGAGCCGACTCTAGAAAACAGAATTAAAGTTATGTTTCACCCCGTGTCTCCACGCGGATGGGCATCAGTCGAGCCAGATCAGAACCAGAAAATAATCTTAGTTCCGGTTATTCCCCAATCATATAAACGACTCGACTTCCACATTCCCCGAATTCTAAAAGCTGCAGAAGGAACTGGAGTAAAAATTGCGGTAACCTCCTCACCTGGGGAAATTCCGGCAGCCGATGGACATCCTCAGTATCTTCCGATAGGGAAAATGCCTGCAGAACAGCTAGCCTCATGGTGGGGAAAATCCGCCGCCATCTATTTCCCGCCTTCCCTCGAGTCTTTTGGATATGCTTTAGCTGAAGCTCGATGCGGTGGGCGGCCAGTGATCGCACCTAACACTGGGCAAAATAGGGAAATTGCCGGATCTGCACTGTTCAGTTATAAGACAGATCTAGAGCTTCGAGAAGCCGTGATTAAAAGTGTCGAAGTTTCGATCGAGCCTGATCCGCTCGCTTTTTCCCCGAATAGATACTTTGCCGACTTGTTTTCAGAAAATTATTAA
- a CDS encoding nucleotide sugar dehydrogenase, with the protein MSNKINGRNVLDQYKGKAIVIGQGYVGLPVAVSAAEAGWNVVGIDLDTSKVEMINNYVSPVEDISDEQIRKLSEAGSYRASSDYTDAEGFDVAVISVPTPLRETKPDLSYIELSGAALAPYIRKNSTVILESTTYPGTTEELLAPILEEKSGLKAGIDFYLGYSPERIDPGNPKYGLKETPKVVSGMNKESLQKVKDFFDGFIIETVPTSGTREAELAKLLENTFRHVNIALINELAQFAGQLNINIWEAIDAASSKPFGFMKFTPGPGVGGHCLPIDPSYLSWQVQTALGMPFRFVDLANDINNHMPDYVVQRVTDILNDESLSVKGANILLAGISYKPNTGDTREAPALRIINLLQARGAQISGADPFVSEKNWPSGVMRVEYSAKSIDDADLVLLINQHDGFDLDLLSNSSTRVFDTRNVVPDSSGVDRL; encoded by the coding sequence TTGAGCAATAAAATTAACGGAAGGAATGTATTGGACCAGTACAAAGGTAAAGCAATCGTAATAGGCCAGGGATACGTCGGGCTACCAGTAGCAGTTTCCGCCGCAGAAGCCGGCTGGAATGTAGTGGGCATCGATCTGGACACCTCAAAGGTTGAAATGATAAACAACTACGTTTCACCTGTTGAGGACATCTCAGATGAACAGATACGAAAGCTCTCTGAGGCCGGATCATACAGAGCCAGTTCTGACTACACTGATGCGGAAGGCTTTGACGTCGCCGTAATTTCCGTCCCAACGCCTTTACGCGAAACAAAGCCTGACTTGAGTTATATTGAACTTTCTGGTGCCGCATTGGCCCCCTACATAAGAAAAAATTCAACTGTAATTCTAGAATCAACGACCTACCCTGGAACAACTGAAGAACTCCTAGCTCCGATTCTCGAAGAAAAATCTGGGCTCAAAGCAGGAATTGATTTCTACCTAGGCTACTCTCCTGAGCGTATTGATCCAGGAAATCCAAAATACGGTCTAAAAGAAACACCAAAGGTCGTTTCAGGAATGAATAAGGAGTCGCTACAAAAAGTTAAGGACTTCTTCGATGGTTTTATTATTGAGACTGTTCCAACCTCAGGAACACGAGAGGCAGAACTAGCAAAACTGTTGGAAAACACTTTCCGTCATGTCAATATTGCTCTAATCAACGAGCTCGCTCAGTTCGCGGGGCAATTGAACATTAATATTTGGGAAGCTATCGACGCCGCATCTTCGAAACCATTTGGCTTTATGAAATTCACACCCGGACCTGGCGTCGGAGGACATTGCCTCCCCATCGATCCTTCATACTTATCCTGGCAAGTGCAAACCGCACTCGGAATGCCTTTTAGGTTTGTAGACCTAGCCAACGATATCAACAATCATATGCCGGATTACGTCGTTCAACGAGTCACTGACATATTGAACGATGAATCGTTATCGGTAAAAGGTGCCAATATCCTTCTAGCAGGCATTTCATATAAGCCAAACACCGGTGATACTCGCGAAGCACCAGCACTCCGCATCATTAATTTGCTGCAGGCTAGAGGAGCGCAGATATCAGGTGCCGACCCCTTTGTGTCGGAAAAGAACTGGCCTTCAGGTGTAATGAGAGTTGAATATTCTGCCAAATCAATCGACGATGCTGACCTAGTTTTGCTGATTAATCAACACGACGGATTTGATCTGGATCTCCTGTCTAACAGTTCCACAAGAGTATTTGACACTCGCAATGTAGTTCCTGACTCATCAGGTGTGGATCGTCTATGA
- the lpdA gene encoding dihydrolipoyl dehydrogenase codes for MTEHYDVVVLGAGPGGYVSAIRAAQLGKKVAVIEKQYWGGVCLNVGCIPSKSLIKNAEVAHTFTHEKKTFGINGEVTFNYEDAHKRSRGVSDKIVGGVHYLMKKNKITEIHGLGNFKDAKTLEVTEGKDAGKTITFDDCIIATGSVVNTLRGVEFSENVVSYEEQILNPVAPKKMVIVGAGAIGMEFAYVLGNYGVDVTVIEFMDRVLPNEDAEVSKVIAKAYKKMGVKLLPGHATTAVRDNGDSVEVDYQKKGSDKTETLTVDRVMVSVGFRPRVEGFGLENTGVKLTERGAIDIDDYMRTNVPGIYAIGDVTAKLQLAHVAEAQGIVAAETIAGAETQTLGDYMMMPRATFCNPQVASFGYTEEQAKQKWPDREIKVASFPFSANGKAVGLAETDGFAKIVADAEFGELLGGHLVGANASELINELVLAQNWDLTTEEISRSVHIHPTLSEAVKEAAHGISGHMINF; via the coding sequence GTGACTGAACATTATGACGTAGTAGTACTCGGAGCAGGCCCCGGTGGCTATGTCTCCGCCATCCGCGCAGCCCAGCTTGGCAAGAAGGTAGCTGTAATTGAGAAGCAGTACTGGGGCGGTGTCTGCCTTAACGTTGGCTGCATCCCTTCCAAGTCTCTGATCAAAAACGCTGAGGTTGCCCATACCTTTACCCACGAGAAGAAGACCTTCGGCATCAACGGCGAAGTCACCTTCAACTACGAGGACGCGCACAAGCGTTCTCGTGGCGTTTCTGACAAGATCGTCGGTGGCGTTCACTACCTGATGAAGAAGAACAAGATCACCGAAATTCACGGTCTTGGAAACTTCAAGGATGCTAAGACACTCGAGGTTACTGAAGGCAAGGATGCTGGCAAGACCATCACTTTTGATGACTGCATCATCGCAACCGGCTCGGTTGTCAACACTCTGCGTGGGGTTGAATTCTCTGAGAACGTGGTTTCATATGAAGAGCAGATCCTTAATCCGGTTGCTCCAAAAAAGATGGTTATCGTTGGTGCCGGTGCAATCGGCATGGAATTCGCGTACGTTCTTGGCAACTATGGTGTCGATGTAACTGTCATCGAGTTCATGGATCGTGTGCTTCCAAACGAAGACGCTGAAGTATCTAAGGTTATTGCAAAGGCATACAAGAAGATGGGCGTTAAGCTTCTTCCAGGCCATGCAACCACTGCTGTTCGTGACAACGGTGACTCGGTTGAGGTTGATTACCAGAAGAAGGGCTCTGACAAGACAGAGACCCTCACTGTTGATCGCGTCATGGTTTCCGTCGGCTTCCGCCCACGTGTTGAAGGCTTTGGTCTTGAAAACACTGGCGTCAAGCTCACCGAGCGTGGCGCAATCGACATTGATGATTACATGCGTACCAACGTTCCAGGAATCTACGCTATCGGTGACGTCACCGCGAAGCTTCAGCTTGCTCACGTTGCAGAAGCACAGGGCATCGTTGCTGCAGAGACCATCGCTGGCGCAGAAACCCAGACCCTTGGCGATTACATGATGATGCCTCGCGCAACATTCTGTAACCCACAGGTAGCTTCCTTCGGTTACACCGAGGAGCAGGCAAAGCAGAAGTGGCCTGATCGTGAGATCAAGGTTGCTTCATTCCCATTCTCTGCAAACGGTAAGGCAGTTGGTCTGGCGGAAACCGATGGTTTTGCAAAGATCGTTGCTGATGCAGAATTCGGTGAACTGCTCGGTGGACACCTGGTAGGTGCAAACGCTTCTGAACTCATCAACGAACTGGTTCTGGCGCAGAACTGGGATCTCACCACTGAAGAGATCTCTCGCAGCGTTCACATTCACCCAACGCTGTCTGAGGCTGTCAAGGAAGCCGCTCACGGTATTTCTGGACACATGATCAACTTCTAA
- a CDS encoding UTP--glucose-1-phosphate uridylyltransferase, which yields MSLPIAQHQNAVKTVVVPAAGMGTRFLPATKTIPKELLPVVDTPGIELVAKEAADLGASQLAIITAPNKDGILKHFEAFPELEATLEARGKTDQLNKVRAARELIATVPVVQEKPLGLGHAVGLAESVLDDDEDVVAVMLPDDLVLPFGVTERMAEVRAKFGGSVLAAIEVAEDEVSSYGVFELGELDAESENEGIRRVVGMVEKPAPEDAPSRFAATGRYLLDRAIFDALRRIEPGAGGELQLTDAIALLIEEGHPVHIVVHEGKRHDLGNPAGYIPAVVYFGLRHAEYGSKIHRAVKEIIAEFES from the coding sequence ATGAGTTTGCCAATAGCTCAGCATCAAAATGCTGTAAAAACTGTCGTTGTTCCTGCCGCTGGAATGGGTACACGGTTCCTTCCTGCAACCAAGACAATTCCAAAGGAGCTCCTCCCCGTAGTTGATACTCCAGGTATTGAGCTCGTTGCTAAAGAAGCTGCGGATCTTGGTGCATCTCAATTGGCAATTATCACTGCGCCAAACAAGGACGGGATTCTCAAGCATTTTGAGGCTTTCCCTGAGCTAGAGGCAACTCTTGAGGCCCGTGGTAAGACTGATCAGCTGAATAAGGTTCGCGCTGCTAGGGAATTGATTGCAACAGTTCCAGTGGTTCAAGAAAAGCCATTGGGGCTTGGTCACGCTGTTGGCCTCGCTGAGTCTGTGCTCGATGATGACGAAGATGTTGTAGCTGTCATGTTGCCAGATGATCTGGTGCTGCCGTTTGGTGTGACTGAAAGAATGGCTGAAGTCCGCGCTAAATTTGGCGGATCTGTTCTTGCGGCAATTGAGGTGGCTGAAGATGAAGTCTCTAGTTACGGAGTATTTGAGCTAGGCGAACTCGATGCAGAGTCTGAAAACGAAGGCATTAGGCGTGTTGTAGGAATGGTTGAAAAGCCTGCGCCTGAGGATGCCCCATCAAGGTTTGCTGCAACGGGCCGTTATCTACTTGATCGAGCTATTTTTGATGCACTGCGTCGAATTGAGCCTGGTGCTGGTGGGGAACTGCAGCTAACAGATGCCATTGCTTTATTGATTGAAGAAGGCCATCCGGTACACATCGTGGTTCATGAAGGAAAGCGCCATGATCTCGGAAATCCAGCTGGGTACATTCCCGCTGTTGTGTACTTCGGGCTTCGTCATGCAGAGTACGGTTCCAAGATTCACCGTGCGGTGAAGGAAATAATCGCTGAGTTTGAATCTTAA